Proteins encoded within one genomic window of Alphaproteobacteria bacterium HT1-32:
- a CDS encoding arsenate reductase ArsC, producing MTSQIYNVLFLCTGNSARSVMAESALNRHGIGKFKAYSAGSQPTGEINPLTIQLLQRLNYDTSGLRSKSWEEFEKADAPKLDFVFTVCDSAAAETCPIWPGQPMSAHWGVPDPAAATGTDAERAAVFAEVYGMLERRISIFVNLPMNAIGSLSLQQQLADIGKS from the coding sequence ATGACGAGTCAGATTTATAATGTCCTGTTTCTTTGCACCGGCAACTCTGCCCGTAGCGTCATGGCAGAATCCGCCCTGAACCGGCATGGTATCGGAAAATTCAAGGCATACAGCGCCGGTAGCCAGCCGACTGGTGAAATCAACCCGCTGACCATCCAGTTGCTGCAACGGCTGAACTACGACACCTCCGGCCTGCGCTCGAAAAGCTGGGAGGAGTTCGAGAAAGCAGATGCCCCGAAACTGGATTTTGTTTTTACGGTTTGCGACTCTGCTGCCGCCGAAACCTGCCCGATCTGGCCCGGTCAGCCGATGTCTGCCCACTGGGGCGTACCTGACCCGGCGGCTGCGACAGGAACCGATGCAGAGCGCGCCGCTGTTTTTGCTGAGGTTTATGGCATGCTGGAGCGTCGGATCAGCATTTTCGTGAACCTGCCAATGAACGCTATTGGCAGCCTGAGCCTGCAACAGCAACTGGCCGATATCGGGAAGAGCTGA
- a CDS encoding DUF1127 domain-containing protein translates to MSAQLSHPSLEPVKGRGVVMTGRRLFSGIGTVLRAAYGRNRSRRMLSELDDRMLRDIGLTRDEAVAEFRKSFWG, encoded by the coding sequence ATGTCTGCGCAACTTAGCCATCCGTCGTTGGAGCCTGTTAAGGGTCGCGGTGTGGTGATGACCGGTCGCCGCCTGTTCTCTGGTATCGGCACTGTGCTGCGCGCGGCTTATGGACGTAATCGCAGCCGCAGGATGTTGTCAGAACTGGATGACAGGATGCTTCGTGATATCGGCCTGACCCGTGACGAAGCGGTCGCCGAATTCCGAAAATCTTTCTGGGGTTGA
- a CDS encoding aminotransferase class I/II-fold pyridoxal phosphate-dependent enzyme: MWTPDLAERSGPRYIAIANAIAEDIGRQTLTPGDKLPPHRELAWQLGVTVGTISRAYREAEQRGLVVGEVGRGTFIRSGQEQNDDFARRNVLFAYNKNDNPDLIDFKINRPAPPGKGEALRDMLTELAAEDDLSVMMSYQPEHGQLHHRRAGANWLRFAQLSPQPEEVLVTNGTHHGMTVVLGTIMRPGDLLATESLTYPGIKYLANSMSLRLKPVAMDDEGMRPDALEALCQSEEVRAVYVQPTLQNPTNAIMSEQRRRDIADIAVAHNVAIIEDEVYGMMPVERPPAITSFAPDHAYHLSSVSKCMAPGLRVGFIKAPQQMINRLAATIRMTCWMTSPLNAEIVCRWLAGERHQELTAWHQEQARERSRLVREVLKPWSPRGHDYAYHVWLTLPEPWRMEEFVAEAENRGVLVTGSDHFVVGRGQTPHAVRVCYAWEHKPNRLMRGLTILHEMLNDRMSGGRSVI, from the coding sequence ATGTGGACACCAGATCTCGCAGAGCGAAGCGGCCCCCGTTACATCGCCATTGCCAACGCCATCGCCGAGGATATTGGCAGACAAACCTTAACCCCCGGTGACAAACTTCCGCCACACCGTGAACTCGCCTGGCAGCTTGGCGTTACCGTCGGCACCATCTCCCGTGCTTATCGGGAGGCGGAGCAGCGCGGACTGGTCGTAGGAGAAGTCGGGCGCGGTACGTTCATCCGTTCCGGGCAGGAACAGAATGACGATTTCGCCCGGCGTAATGTCCTGTTTGCCTACAACAAGAACGACAACCCGGACCTCATAGATTTCAAGATCAACCGCCCCGCTCCGCCCGGTAAGGGCGAGGCCCTGCGGGATATGCTGACCGAACTGGCCGCCGAAGACGACCTTTCCGTGATGATGTCCTATCAGCCGGAACACGGCCAGTTGCACCACCGGCGTGCGGGAGCAAACTGGCTGCGCTTTGCCCAGCTGTCCCCGCAACCGGAAGAAGTGCTTGTGACCAACGGCACCCATCACGGCATGACCGTCGTTCTGGGGACGATCATGCGGCCCGGGGATTTGCTGGCGACGGAAAGCCTGACCTATCCCGGTATCAAGTATCTCGCCAACAGCATGAGTCTGCGGCTGAAACCGGTGGCCATGGACGACGAGGGCATGCGCCCTGACGCACTGGAGGCACTGTGCCAGTCCGAAGAAGTGCGTGCCGTCTATGTGCAGCCGACGCTGCAAAACCCGACCAACGCCATCATGAGCGAGCAACGCCGCCGTGACATTGCCGACATTGCCGTCGCTCATAACGTCGCCATCATCGAGGATGAAGTATATGGCATGATGCCGGTGGAACGACCGCCTGCGATCACCAGCTTTGCACCAGATCATGCCTATCACCTTTCCAGCGTCTCAAAATGCATGGCACCGGGGCTTCGTGTCGGCTTCATCAAGGCACCACAACAGATGATCAACCGGCTGGCGGCGACAATCCGCATGACCTGCTGGATGACATCACCGCTGAATGCCGAAATTGTCTGCCGCTGGCTGGCCGGTGAACGACATCAGGAACTCACTGCCTGGCATCAGGAACAGGCGCGGGAACGCAGCCGACTGGTACGGGAAGTGCTCAAACCCTGGTCTCCGCGCGGCCATGACTATGCCTATCATGTCTGGCTGACCCTGCCTGAGCCCTGGCGTATGGAGGAGTTCGTTGCAGAGGCTGAGAACCGTGGCGTTCTGGTGACCGGATCTGACCACTTTGTCGTCGGACGCGGTCAGACCCCGCACGCTGTCCGGGTCTGCTATGCCTGGGAACATAAACCGAATCGCCTGATGCGCGGTCTGACAATCCTGCATGAAATGCTGAATGACCGGATGTCCGGTGGCCGTTCGGTGATTTAG
- a CDS encoding EamA family transporter produces the protein MAVGTPPSTVDTVAVPAAALFAVMLWGATAVATKITAGIMDPVMVGLLRTIVAGLFTAPVVLFMRMAPPTGAGGKLLVFLSGFGGFVGFPVLFTVGQSQTTAIHGGLILACLPIYVGLYMSVLDRRLPGLRWGIGATIAIVGEVLLVTNRAGGATDGASLQGDLLIFAAAAFSALGYVAGALLSQRGYSSWSTTAWGVTISSLLLIPALPFATIGVVSDPAIAISGVLFLAFGSTIIAYIAWYWALGRGGIARTALFQFFQPVFATGFAIWLLAEQVGPVTLVSAGLILAGVLVARRR, from the coding sequence ATGGCGGTCGGTACTCCCCCCTCGACTGTAGATACAGTCGCAGTCCCGGCCGCCGCGCTGTTTGCGGTGATGCTCTGGGGTGCCACGGCGGTTGCAACCAAGATTACGGCCGGGATCATGGACCCGGTCATGGTCGGGTTGTTGCGGACGATTGTCGCTGGGCTGTTTACAGCACCAGTTGTCTTGTTCATGCGTATGGCCCCACCGACAGGGGCTGGTGGCAAGCTGCTGGTTTTTCTCAGCGGTTTCGGCGGCTTCGTCGGGTTTCCGGTACTGTTCACAGTCGGTCAGTCGCAGACCACAGCGATCCACGGTGGGCTGATTCTGGCCTGCCTGCCGATTTATGTCGGTCTTTACATGTCCGTTCTGGATCGTCGGCTGCCAGGTCTGCGCTGGGGTATCGGTGCTACAATTGCAATTGTCGGCGAAGTCCTGCTGGTCACCAACCGGGCGGGCGGAGCAACAGACGGTGCGTCATTGCAGGGCGACCTTCTGATCTTTGCTGCGGCAGCATTCAGTGCGCTGGGATATGTCGCCGGTGCCCTGTTGTCGCAACGTGGTTATTCTTCCTGGTCAACGACAGCATGGGGGGTGACGATTTCCAGCCTGTTGCTGATACCGGCTCTGCCTTTTGCAACGATAGGGGTGGTCAGTGATCCGGCCATTGCCATTTCGGGCGTGCTGTTTCTGGCATTCGGGTCGACCATCATCGCCTATATTGCATGGTACTGGGCACTGGGCCGGGGCGGCATTGCCCGGACAGCATTGTTCCAGTTCTTTCAGCCGGTATTCGCAACAGGCTTTGCGATCTGGTTGCTGGCCGAGCAGGTGGGGCCGGTTACGCTGGTCTCTGCCGGGCTGATTCTGGCCGGGGTACTTGTGGCACGCCGGCGATGA
- a CDS encoding threonine dehydratase produces MWTLEQIEETLPLVHAVVPPTAQLSWPLLSRRVGCEVWVKHENHTPIGAFKVRGGVTYIDSLKRREPKVAGVITATRGNHGQSVAKAAIAAGLRAVILVPHGNNPEKNEAMKAFGGELVEHGVDFDEAREKAAEMSDQMNLHMIPSFHEDLLRGVSTYAYELFSKVRDLDVVYVPIGLGSGICSTIMVRDLMGLRTRIVGVVAENAPAYALSFDKGEAVSTNDANTMADGMACRIPVPGAVKIINRGADRIVRVSEDEIANAMRCYFTDTHNLSEGAGAAPLAALLQERQQMAGKRAGVILSGGNVDAALFQSVMAG; encoded by the coding sequence ATGTGGACCCTGGAACAGATTGAAGAAACACTGCCGCTGGTGCATGCGGTGGTTCCGCCGACAGCCCAGCTTTCCTGGCCTTTACTGTCCCGTCGTGTCGGATGCGAAGTTTGGGTGAAGCATGAAAACCATACCCCGATCGGCGCCTTCAAGGTTCGGGGCGGGGTGACCTATATCGATTCACTGAAGCGCCGGGAACCAAAGGTGGCGGGTGTCATTACCGCAACCCGTGGCAATCATGGGCAAAGTGTCGCCAAGGCGGCGATTGCTGCCGGATTACGGGCGGTAATCCTGGTTCCGCACGGGAATAATCCGGAAAAGAATGAGGCAATGAAGGCCTTTGGTGGCGAACTGGTCGAACATGGCGTTGATTTTGACGAGGCGCGAGAGAAAGCCGCTGAAATGTCGGACCAGATGAACCTCCATATGATTCCGTCTTTTCATGAAGATTTGCTGCGCGGTGTCTCGACCTACGCCTACGAACTGTTTTCCAAGGTCAGGGATCTGGATGTGGTGTATGTGCCGATTGGCCTGGGTTCCGGGATTTGCAGTACGATCATGGTGCGAGACCTGATGGGGCTCCGCACCCGGATTGTTGGCGTCGTTGCAGAGAATGCCCCCGCTTATGCCCTGTCTTTTGATAAAGGCGAGGCCGTGTCGACCAATGATGCCAATACCATGGCGGATGGCATGGCCTGCCGAATTCCGGTTCCGGGTGCGGTTAAGATCATCAATCGTGGCGCAGACCGTATCGTCAGGGTTTCTGAAGACGAAATCGCCAATGCTATGCGCTGTTACTTTACGGATACGCATAACCTGTCGGAAGGTGCCGGCGCGGCACCGCTGGCGGCTCTGTTGCAGGAACGTCAGCAGATGGCTGGCAAGCGGGCTGGCGTCATTCTGTCCGGCGGTAATGTGGATGCGGCATTGTTTCAGTCGGTGATGGCCGGTTGA
- a CDS encoding GNAT family N-acetyltransferase, translating into MTAIRRARFSDLEFITELEAREDMSAYILRWKRSRHHVNLADEDKRYLILEDQQARRRGFAVLSGITDEHGVVELTRIIVDQPGQGLGRRFLRAIKEFVFAELSAHRLWVDVFSDNERAQHVYRSEGFVEEGRLRDAVRDGATRRSLIVMSMLAHEYGCREASGF; encoded by the coding sequence ATGACCGCAATCAGACGGGCGCGTTTCAGCGATCTTGAGTTCATTACGGAGCTTGAAGCACGGGAGGATATGTCAGCCTATATCCTGCGGTGGAAGCGTTCACGCCATCACGTAAATCTGGCGGATGAGGATAAACGCTATCTGATTCTTGAAGATCAGCAGGCCAGACGCCGCGGATTTGCGGTGCTGTCGGGTATTACTGACGAACATGGGGTGGTGGAACTGACCCGTATTATCGTGGATCAGCCGGGGCAGGGGCTGGGACGACGATTCCTGAGGGCGATCAAGGAATTTGTCTTTGCCGAGCTGTCAGCCCACCGGCTGTGGGTGGATGTTTTCAGCGATAATGAACGGGCGCAACATGTCTACCGGTCAGAAGGGTTTGTCGAGGAAGGGCGGTTGCGTGATGCCGTGCGGGACGGGGCAACAAGACGATCACTTATTGTCATGTCGATGCTGGCCCATGAATATGGTTGTCGGGAAGCGAGCGGATTTTGA
- a CDS encoding phosphoglucosamine mutase yields the protein MTRKFFGTDGIRGRANTPPMTADIALRVGQAAAKQFRRGDHRHQVVIAKDTRLSGYMLEPALVSGFVSMGMDVMLVGPMPTPAVAMLVRSLRADLGVMISASHNPYQDNGIKLFGPDGYKLSDEVELAIEAEMTGPIDGLCDAEKLGRARRLDDAPGRYIEYAKNTFPRGRRLDGMKIVVDCANGAAYKTAPAVLWELGADVVPIGVSPDGTNINRGCGSTYPSTMCEAVVAHHADIGIALDGDADRLILADEQGQVVDGDQLMGLIARGWHREGLLKGGGVVTTVMSNLGLERMLGGLGLNMIRTQVGDRYVVNEMRESGYNVGGEQSGHIVLNDHSTTGDGLIAALQVLVELQTADRPASEVCNVFDTVPQLLQNVRISGGNPLASAAVKQAIGEGESRLGSGGRLVIRPSGTEPLIRVMAEGDDAALVADVVGGIADVIAQTGD from the coding sequence ATGACGCGCAAGTTTTTTGGCACCGACGGCATTCGTGGCCGGGCCAACACACCACCCATGACCGCTGATATCGCCTTACGGGTCGGGCAGGCCGCAGCGAAACAGTTTCGGCGGGGTGACCATCGCCATCAGGTCGTGATTGCGAAGGATACCCGGCTGTCCGGTTATATGCTGGAACCGGCACTGGTCTCCGGTTTCGTCTCGATGGGCATGGATGTGATGCTGGTTGGCCCGATGCCAACGCCGGCTGTTGCGATGCTGGTCCGGTCCCTTCGCGCAGACCTTGGTGTGATGATCTCCGCCTCCCACAATCCGTATCAGGATAACGGCATCAAGCTGTTCGGCCCGGACGGCTACAAGCTGTCCGATGAGGTCGAGCTGGCCATAGAAGCCGAAATGACAGGCCCTATTGATGGGCTGTGTGATGCAGAAAAGCTGGGCCGTGCGCGGCGACTGGATGATGCGCCGGGGCGCTATATCGAATATGCCAAGAACACCTTCCCCCGGGGGCGGCGACTGGATGGCATGAAGATCGTCGTCGATTGCGCCAATGGTGCGGCCTACAAGACAGCGCCAGCGGTGTTATGGGAACTGGGGGCGGATGTTGTGCCCATCGGTGTTTCGCCTGATGGCACCAATATTAACCGGGGCTGCGGTTCTACCTATCCCTCGACCATGTGCGAGGCTGTGGTGGCCCATCATGCGGATATCGGGATCGCGCTGGATGGTGATGCCGACCGGCTGATCCTGGCGGACGAACAGGGGCAGGTTGTCGATGGCGATCAGCTGATGGGCCTTATTGCCCGTGGCTGGCACCGGGAGGGGCTGTTGAAGGGTGGCGGTGTTGTCACCACCGTGATGTCCAATCTGGGGCTGGAGCGAATGCTGGGCGGGCTTGGCCTGAACATGATCCGCACCCAGGTCGGTGACCGCTATGTCGTCAACGAGATGCGTGAGAGCGGATATAATGTCGGCGGTGAACAGTCGGGCCATATCGTGCTGAATGATCATTCAACCACAGGTGACGGGCTGATTGCCGCCTTGCAGGTTCTGGTCGAACTCCAGACGGCGGACCGGCCTGCCAGTGAAGTCTGCAACGTGTTCGATACGGTCCCGCAACTCTTGCAGAATGTCCGTATCTCCGGCGGAAACCCGCTGGCCAGTGCGGCGGTGAAACAGGCGATTGGTGAAGGTGAAAGCAGGCTGGGGTCTGGTGGCCGTCTGGTCATCCGTCCGTCTGGCACGGAACCGCTGATCCGGGTGATGGCAGAAGGCGATGACGCGGCGCTTGTGGCAGATGTCGTCGGCGGGATCGCCGATGTGATCGCGCAGACCGGCGACTAA
- the folP gene encoding dihydropteroate synthase, producing MNPRRYLDPVLNAGPSGAGVLALGGGALQFSHCRCLTFDGDRPVESLLRVDELLAEEIEALTVPKAYAGLPCPPDAPLLMGVVNVTPDSFSDGGDYLDHEAAIARGLALVQEGASIIDVGGESTRPGAAPVSQDEEIRRIEPVVRALSAQGILVSVDTRNARVMTAAIVAGATVVNDVTALTHDPKALSVVAEAGCNVMLMHMQGQPQTMQQEPDYRYASADVYDFLRERRDVCLKAGLKPENISVDPGIGFGKTDAHNLLILRQMAMFQGLGCAVTLGVSRKSFIGRVADVPTAKDRLPGSLAAAVAGAGRGVQILRVHDVAETRQALAVWRAISISEA from the coding sequence ATGAACCCGCGACGATATCTTGATCCTGTTCTGAACGCCGGTCCCTCTGGGGCCGGCGTTCTGGCGTTAGGTGGCGGCGCATTGCAGTTCAGCCACTGCCGCTGCCTTACATTTGACGGAGACCGGCCGGTTGAAAGTCTGCTGCGGGTTGATGAACTCCTCGCGGAAGAGATTGAGGCACTGACAGTACCAAAGGCGTATGCCGGCTTGCCCTGTCCGCCGGATGCGCCCCTGCTGATGGGGGTGGTCAACGTTACGCCAGACAGTTTTTCCGATGGTGGAGACTATCTTGATCATGAGGCAGCCATCGCCCGGGGGCTGGCTCTGGTGCAGGAGGGGGCGTCGATTATCGATGTTGGCGGGGAATCAACCCGGCCCGGTGCTGCGCCAGTCTCACAGGATGAGGAAATACGCCGGATCGAACCGGTTGTCCGGGCTTTGTCCGCGCAGGGCATTCTGGTTTCTGTGGATACCCGTAATGCCCGTGTGATGACGGCGGCGATTGTGGCCGGGGCAACGGTCGTGAATGACGTTACGGCCCTGACCCATGATCCGAAGGCACTCTCTGTCGTGGCTGAAGCGGGGTGCAATGTCATGCTGATGCATATGCAGGGGCAGCCGCAGACCATGCAGCAGGAGCCTGATTACCGCTATGCGTCGGCAGATGTTTATGATTTTCTCCGCGAGCGCCGGGATGTTTGTCTGAAGGCCGGACTGAAGCCGGAAAATATCTCTGTCGATCCGGGTATCGGTTTTGGCAAGACGGATGCTCATAACCTTCTGATCCTCCGGCAGATGGCAATGTTTCAGGGGCTGGGATGCGCGGTGACACTCGGCGTGTCCCGCAAGAGTTTTATTGGCCGGGTCGCTGATGTCCCGACGGCAAAGGACCGCCTGCCGGGGTCACTTGCAGCAGCGGTGGCTGGTGCCGGACGGGGCGTCCAGATTCTGCGGGTTCATGATGTTGCCGAAACCCGGCAGGCACTGGCAGTCTGGCGGGCGATCAGCATTTCAGAAGCGTGA
- a CDS encoding GNAT family N-acetyltransferase: protein MPGTSVVIRPVKGQDELELFRRMAREYVTWLDVDLDFQGLEAELARLPGKYAEPGGCILLAFINDEPAGCVALTPLEGNRICEMKRLWVRPGHRGAKLGQRLAEAIIQAGSERGYSLMRLDTLVRLEAAIRIYRMLGFYETEPYYHNPLDGVLFMECQLP, encoded by the coding sequence ATGCCCGGCACATCGGTTGTTATCCGGCCTGTGAAAGGCCAGGACGAACTGGAATTGTTCCGGCGCATGGCGCGGGAATATGTGACATGGCTGGATGTTGATCTTGATTTTCAGGGTCTGGAGGCGGAACTGGCCCGGCTGCCGGGCAAATATGCAGAACCCGGCGGATGTATTCTGCTGGCCTTTATCAATGATGAGCCTGCGGGATGTGTTGCCCTGACACCACTGGAAGGGAACAGGATATGCGAGATGAAACGGCTGTGGGTGCGTCCGGGCCATCGCGGCGCAAAACTGGGGCAGCGTCTTGCGGAAGCGATCATTCAGGCTGGCTCAGAGAGAGGTTACAGCCTGATGCGACTTGATACGCTGGTCCGGCTGGAAGCAGCGATCAGGATTTATCGGATGCTCGGATTTTACGAGACAGAGCCGTACTATCACAACCCGCTGGATGGGGTATTATTCATGGAATGCCAATTACCATGA
- a CDS encoding alanyl-tRNA editing protein, with product MTEELFREDAYLKTCEATVTHVTAGEVTLDRTVFYPEGGGQPGDTGILQGTDGTEYTVIDTVKGGTKIHHLLDEDAPFPKVGDKVTAILDWDRRYTHMRMHTALHLLCSQVPFPVTGGQVSTSKSRLDFDMEQGIDKEAVTAELNRLIAEDHAVVPRWITDEELLSDSNLVRTMSVKPPMGSGRVRLMDIQGVDLQACGGTHVARTGEIGQIRVGKVENKGKHNRRVNILFAD from the coding sequence ATGACTGAAGAACTGTTCCGGGAAGATGCCTATCTGAAAACCTGTGAGGCGACGGTGACACACGTGACGGCAGGCGAAGTCACACTGGACCGGACAGTTTTCTATCCGGAAGGCGGCGGCCAGCCCGGAGATACCGGCATATTGCAGGGCACGGACGGAACCGAATATACCGTCATCGATACGGTCAAGGGTGGTACCAAAATTCATCATCTGCTCGACGAGGATGCTCCGTTTCCGAAGGTTGGTGACAAGGTCACGGCTATCCTGGACTGGGACCGGCGATATACACATATGCGCATGCATACGGCGCTGCATCTGCTCTGCTCTCAGGTTCCGTTTCCGGTGACAGGAGGTCAGGTTTCCACATCCAAAAGCCGGCTGGACTTTGATATGGAGCAGGGCATCGACAAAGAGGCTGTTACGGCGGAACTGAATCGCCTGATCGCCGAAGACCATGCCGTGGTTCCGCGCTGGATCACGGATGAAGAGCTGCTGTCGGACAGCAATCTGGTCCGCACCATGTCAGTCAAACCGCCAATGGGCAGTGGCCGGGTGCGTCTGATGGATATTCAGGGAGTGGACCTGCAGGCCTGTGGTGGCACCCATGTTGCGCGAACTGGGGAGATCGGACAGATCCGGGTCGGGAAGGTCGAGAACAAGGGTAAGCATAACCGTCGCGTCAATATTCTGTTCGCTGACTAA
- a CDS encoding PhzF family phenazine biosynthesis isomerase, translating to MRIPVYQVDAFTSEMFGGNPAAVCPLDAWLPDDVLQAIALENNLSETAFYVPEGDGYRLRWFTPAVEVDLCGHATLATSHVLFSRGFHKSDEIRFETRSGTLVVTRSDGLICMDFPEIELGDGQADAADIEAVIGQRPEQVLTAGFRRMAVLPSEGDVRGLEPDLRLLKKLGYGLAVTAPGDDCDCASRYFTPARGIDEDPVTGSAHCAIVPYWCERLGKEDIHARQVSARGGELFCRLEQGRVVLAGKAVDFLEGIITL from the coding sequence ATGCGTATTCCCGTTTATCAAGTCGACGCCTTTACATCTGAAATGTTTGGCGGCAACCCGGCGGCTGTCTGTCCGCTTGATGCCTGGTTGCCTGATGACGTGCTGCAGGCAATTGCCCTGGAAAACAATCTGTCGGAAACGGCATTCTATGTTCCGGAAGGCGACGGCTACCGGCTGCGCTGGTTCACCCCGGCGGTCGAGGTTGATCTGTGCGGCCATGCCACTCTGGCGACATCGCATGTTCTGTTCAGCAGGGGTTTTCATAAATCGGACGAGATCCGCTTTGAGACCCGCAGCGGTACACTTGTTGTGACAAGAAGTGACGGTCTGATCTGTATGGACTTCCCGGAAATTGAACTGGGTGACGGACAGGCTGATGCGGCAGATATCGAGGCTGTCATCGGTCAGCGACCGGAACAGGTTCTTACCGCCGGGTTTCGCCGGATGGCCGTACTGCCGTCTGAAGGGGATGTTCGCGGTCTGGAACCGGATCTGAGGCTTTTGAAAAAGCTGGGTTACGGGCTGGCAGTAACAGCCCCGGGGGATGATTGTGACTGTGCCTCACGCTATTTCACCCCGGCGCGGGGCATTGATGAGGATCCGGTGACAGGATCTGCCCATTGCGCAATTGTACCTTACTGGTGTGAGCGCCTTGGCAAGGAAGATATCCATGCGCGGCAGGTTTCAGCGCGTGGCGGAGAGCTGTTTTGCCGGCTGGAACAGGGCAGGGTCGTACTGGCCGGTAAAGCGGTCGACTTCCTTGAGGGTATCATCACGCTGTAG